The Leptospira neocaledonica genomic interval ATCGTGCCGTCTTCTTCTATCTTGCCTACATTAGATAAAAACCCGGCCTGTGCAGGATTCCAATCAAACTGGATTTTTTCCGGCAAAACGGGGAGTTTTGTTTCTTCTATCCTATAAAACTGCAAGTTTAAGTTTTTATGATATAAAAATTCCGGATATCTATGTACCGACTCGATCGGAAAATTCCCTCTCAAATCCAGATCCGATATATGAGTGAATTTAAGATTTTTCTTTACTCCCGAAAATCCTCCATTTTGGATAATATAAACGTTTTTACCTAGTTCTAATAATTTCGGAACCTTATTTAAAAACCCTTCGCTGTCATTGATGAGAAAAACATTCTTACCATATATATATCGTAAGGGGCTGGAGATCGCACGTTTTGTAGTGAAATAAAAGGAATTTTCGTTAGGAGAAATTTTCGCAAATGATTCGTAACCTTCTACATATCCTTGCAGCATCGGCTGAAAAAGGATTATCTTAGATCTCCAAATTGTATAAACAAATGCAGATCCACCTAAAAGAATCAAAAATGCCAACTTCCAAATTCGACTCCGAATCTGGATCGATCTAATTCCAATCATTGAACCCAATATGGCAAAAGGAATCGAGAATAACATCCATCTTCTGGACGCCCAGAAATGATCAGGATTGATACTTGGATTCGCCAGATACGCTATTAATAGAAAGATTCCGATAAAAAAGATAAAAGCGGAACTGATATCCTTTTTTCTAAAAAGAAAACGATCAAACGTAAAAATTAAAAATATAAAAAGCCAAACCGGGACATACCATAAAAAGATAGGAAGTGAATTCGGTTTAATGAACTTTGTTTTAGTTACTCCTGGAATATATACCGTTAATAGCGGTCGGATAAAGTACGCAAACAAACCCAGCGCTATAATGAAAGCTAAAATGGAAAATCTGAAAAATCGTTTATTCTTCGCAAATGTTTCCTTTAACTTTTCTAAAAAAGATCCACATCTTTGCCAAAGGAAAATTTCAAATACAATCAATAGTAAAGAAAGTAGCCCAAGCCCTCCCACTAATTTTAATGGACCCGCTTTCCAAAGATGAAACATATATAACTTTGAATATAACAATCCATAACCGGCAGAAAGAATGCACATCATAAAGAAGGATAAGAACAAATATATAGAGCTTACAAAGTATTTCTCAGAATAGATCAGAAAAAATCCGGAATACGATGCTAGGGCTATAACAAGAATATAACTATCAACCCTTGCAAAAGAAGCTAAACCTAGAACAATTCCTATCAAGAACATACTGACTCGATCTTGCGATCTAAAAAAACATTGGATCAAGTACCCTGTTAAAATTATCAAAAACTGAGCCAAGGTTTCCGAAAAAGTAGCTCTTACATTCCATAGTTGAGAAGAATTAAAAACATATAATATAACTACGAAAACGGAAGACCAAGTCCCTAAGATCCTTCTGGATAGAAGATAGAAAAAACATAAAGATAAGGTCCCAAAAAGTGCGTTTACTCTGAATATGCCCTCGATCCCGAAAAGATCATAGGCTATCGCTAAATATACTGGGAATAGATGGAAAAAATCGGCAGCTCGGAATGTTTCCGGTTCGGAAAAACCTTCCTCGATGGGAGAAGAGATGGATGGATAATCCAATCTTATAGAATCTCCGAAAATATTTCGGATTAATCCTGTGTCGGGAACTTCTAAATTTAATCCGCCTGTTTTGGAAATGGTTACTCCAAAAATAGCGTAAAGGCCTTGGTCCCTTCCCCCGTCTAGGTATTTCGTAGGGAATTCAGCATACAAATAAAAAGTTAAACAAGAGAATAAAAATAAGAATAGTATTTCGGCCTTACTGATCTCGAGCTTTTTGGGAAATTTAAGATCTGTTCCTTTTTTAAAATTTTTTAGAATAAACAAAGAACCGAAAAAAGTATAAGCGTATAAAAATGAAATGATCTTAGAGATACTATATGCTTGGAATGAAGATAAACTTAAGGCGAAAATCCCTAACAATAATAAAGGAATTGAAATGGAGAATAGGAGAACCCCTATTCTTTTAAGTTCCTTTACATTTAAAAAAAGGAAATATGTTATTAAGGACGAAAGAATCCATCCTAGGAAAAAAAAGAAGATAATCATAACTTGAAATCCAGAACTTCCAAGAATCGAAAATCAGACACAATGGGCAGGATTTGTTATAACTAAAAACTATGCGAATCTTTTAAAAAACCAATTCCGAACGTAATGAGAAACCATAGGATCCGAATGATTGCTGTTAAAAATTCTAGATATCGTCTCTTTTTACGATTCCGTAAAAGATAATATTGTCCAGCTCTTGGACCAGGTCCCGGATAGAATATGGGGTCTGTGCTAAGAAGTTCGGATCGAACATCGCTTCGGAAGCCGCTGAGTGGATGAGAAGTACGATATCAGGATTCACATCCGAGCGGATTTCACCGTTCTTGATGCCGGTCTCTATCATCTTGCGCATTGTTCTGTTTATATTTTTTTCTTTTAGAGACTGGATTTGTTTCCAAATGTCAGGGGCTTGGTCACGGATCTCTCTTAAAAATTCGTTCATTCCGTGAGGGATCTCGGAGGAGAGGCAACCTCTCATTGATTGGATTTTTTCTTTAATGGATTTTTCTGGGTCTTGGAAAATCCCTTCGATCCGCCCGTGAATACGGAGATGTTTATCAGTCATCACTTCTTTTAACAATTCGTGTTTATTGGCGAAATGTTTATAAAGTGTTTTGCGACTAATCCGAAGAGTTCGGGCAATCTCTTCCATTCGAGTTTTCGCAAAACCGTATCGCAAAAATAGCTCGAACGATTTTTCGAATATTCTCTGACGGACTTCGTCCTTCTCTTGGGTTAGTTCCTGTTCCACGGCGCTGTGCACTTTATTATCCCCCTTTCGCTTAGGAAACGATTTTTCAATCTCAAGAAGATTTTAACGTCTCGTTTCCTCTGCGTATTATGCCATAAAGAAAAATATTGTCCAGTTCGGATATATTGGCCCGACGCTCGGTCGGGTTCTGTTCCCATTTGTAAACCGCATCCGAACAGGCGATTAATGCCATGATGAACAAGTCGGGCCTCAGGTCCGCTCTGAATTCTCCTAATTTTTTCCCCTCTTCCAATAAGCTTTCTATCTCAGTATCTATTAATTGGACCCTTTTTGCCTTCACCATTCTCCATATTTCCGGAATTTGATCCTGTAATTCCTTCCATAATGCAAAATGGCTCGGTCTACAAACATCCAATAGCTCCTTTCTCATCTTCACAAATCGTTTAGAGAAGTCCAGAGCAGAGTTATTTCGGATCCTCTTGAGCCTAAAGGCAGCCTTGTTTTGACGATAATCGGCCGCCGCCTTTAAAACTTCTTCTTTGTTTGGATAATATTCGTATAAGGTCTTTTTTCCAATTTTGGATTCTTCTACAAAGTCCTCCATTCTCGTTTTCGCATAACCTTTCCGCTGAAAGACCCGAGATGCCCCGAGTAATACTCGGAGCCTATTTTTTTTCTCGGCGAAATCCATGATAATTACTTCGCATCCGGATCCGGAGAATTTCTACGGACCAACTGGTTCAGCTTTTCTATATAAGAGAATGCGGCAGGAACTACTACTAAGGTTAGTATGGTAGAAGAGATCAATCCACCGATGATCGCAACCCCCATACTTGTTCTTTGTTTGGACGCTTCGTTTAATCCGATCGCGATAGGAGCCATACCTGCGATCAAAGCGAATGAAGTCATTAGGATCGGACGAAGACGTTCTCTTCCCGCTTCTATGATCGCTTCTTTCATTTCCACACCTCTTTGTATGAGCTGGTTCGTGAAGTCCACGAGTAAAATCGAGTTCTTGGTAGCTACCCCGATGAGCATGATTAGCCCGATCATGGAAAATATATCCAAGGATTTTTGGGTTAAGAATAGAGCGATAAACGCACCACAAAGCGCCAGAGGAAGAACCAACATGATCGCGATAGGTGTGATAAAACTTTCATACAAGGAAGCAAGTACCATGTAGATGAATAACACCCCAAGCCCCATAGCGATTCCGAGAGAAGTTCCCATCTCCTTAAAGTTCTCCGCCTGTCCTGTATATCCGATACGCACTCCCGGAGGAAGAGGCAATTCTGTTTGAGTCAGTTTTGCAACTTCTTCCATTGCTCCACCCATTCCAGGTCCATCCGGATTTACGTCCGCATAGATCTCCACAGATTTGTTTCTGTTCATTCGGTTGATGGTTGCAAGACCAGTGGTCTCTTCTGCTTTTGCAACGTTCTGGATCGGGATCATCATATTATTGAAGTTAGGCACAAAAGAATTGTAGAAGTTATCCTTCAAATCTCTCTGCCCTTCTTTCAATCGAACACGAATATCGTATTCCACTCCGTTCTCACGATAAACGGCAGGAGTAGTTCCTTCCACCAGAGTCCTCAATTCTGTTCCGATCACAGTACCTGGGATACCGAGTAGAACTTCTCTTTGGCGATCAGGCACAACTCTGAATTCCGGAGCGCCCGCTCTGTAACTTGTGTCCACATCCAAAAGAGCTTTAGATTCTCTTAATTTTTCGAAAAGTTTTCTGGAATATTCTTCTACTACTTGTCCGTTCTGTCCGCTTACTACCAAAGTGAAAGGTCTTTGTCCTCCACCTACGTTATCCACATCTTTTACGATTGGATTCGCATAAGAGAATGATTCCAACTCTTTACGAAGAAGGTCCTTGAACTGAGAAGTGTTCATATTTCTTTCTTTTGCAGGAATCATTTCCACGAACATAGTCGCGGTCCTGTTCGTATTGAACATAGCTACCAATTTCACTTCTTTATGAGAAGAGATCTCTTTGTATGCATCCTGCGCAATCTCGGCCATCTTTTGAACGGAAGTACCAGGAGGCATATCCAAGGTGACTTGGAATTTTCCTTGGTCTTGGGCAGGTAAGAAGGTTTTCGGAATGTACTTGGTCAACATCAAGCTAGCGACAAAGATCAAAACCGCACTGCTCAATATGAACACCGGACGTTTTAAGGTGAATTTCAAAACGCTCGCATATACATTTTCCAACCAAGTTTGGAATACGTTAAATCCGGATAAGACAGAATCTAATCCCTTCTCTACAGGAGAAAGAATTCTTCCTAAAACTCCGAATACAAACTTCAAGAGTTCGAATACAGCGGAGAATGTTCTGGAAACAATTCCTTTCGGAGCCTCTTGCGCTCTGATCTTGGAGAATGCTATCTCTTCCAAAGCGGTGGTGGCACCGCTTTTTTTCCTTTTCTTTCCTTCTTCAGGAACACTTAAGAATTCCTGTGAAGAATGTCCATGACCAGCTTGCGCATGTGATCCTGAAATTTTTCCACCAAAATAAGCGGATAACATCGGAGCAATTGTAAGTGCATCATAAAGAGAGATCAAAAGAGCAAAACATACAGTTAGTCCGAATTCTCTTAAGAACTGTCCTACCACCCCGCTTACGAATGCAATCGGTAAGAATACCGCGATCACAGTCATAGTAGTCGCGATTACTGCTAATGTTACTTCTTTCGTCCCTTCTGTAGAAGCTTCCCTCGCTGTTTTACCCATCTCCCTATGTCGGAAAATATTCTCTCGAACAACGATTGCGTCGTCTATGAGGAGTCCCACAGCCAAACTCAATGCCAGAAGTGTCATTACGTTTACCGTAAATCCTGCAACCGCCATTAGAATGAATGCACCTAAAAGTGAGTTAGGCAACGCAAGCCCTGTGATGATCGTAGATCTTACACTTCCTAAGAATAAAAGCACCACAACGATCGTAAGTGCGATTCCTATGATGATTGTTTCTTTTACATCGTAAATATTATCATCGATCTGAATGGAGTTATCATTTGCGATAGAAAGGACCGCGCCACCTTCTCTTCTTGCAAGTTCCTTATTTAGTTCTTCAATTCTTTTCTTAACTTCTTGGGCAACCGCAACAGTATTCGAACCTGATTGTTTAAATACTAATAAGAAGACAGCCTTCTTACCGTTAAAGTACGCGCGAGTACTTTCATCCTCTAACGTATCTACCACTTCTCCCAATTGTCCGATTCTGACAGGAACCTCGTTCCCGAATAAGGAAATAGGAGTGTCTCTGATCTCTTGTGGAGATTTGAACTCATTGATAGTTCTGTATACCAACTCGGAGTCAGCCTTACTTACTTTACCTGCAGGGATGTTCGTTCCACCGGAAGCCAAACGATTGGAAACCACGGAAGCAGGTATCATATGTTGTTTTAATTTTTGGCGATCTAACGCAACATGGATCTCTCTTTTTCTACCACCGTAGATAGTGATATTTCCAACATCCTTTGCAGTTAGAAGATTCTGTTTGATCTCTTCATTAGCGATATCGTAGATCTGTGCCTCGCTTAGGTTTGCGTTTAATGCGAGAATGATGATCGGCTGGTCTGCCGGGTCTATTCTTCTGATCACAGGTTCTTTGATATCATTCGGTAATTTAGGTTTTACCGCGGAGACCTTATCTCTCACCTGTTGTTCCGCGTATTTAACGTCGGTCTCTAAGGTGAATTCCAAGACGACAGTTCCGGATCCCTCGCTACAAGTAGAACGGATCCTTTTCACTCCGGAAATAGTGGAAAGTTCGTCTTCCACAGGTTTTGCGATCAGAGTTTCGATCTCGTTGGGAGCCGCTCCCGGATAAGGCACAGTCACTGTGACTACCGGAATCGTTACGTTAGGAAAAAGATCCACACCTAACTTGTTAAGGGAAAGATATCCCGAAACAAGAATGATGAGGACCGTACAGGTAATGAAAATCGGTCGTTTGATCGATAGTTCTGCAAAATTCATTTTTGGTCTCCGGTGGTTTGGTTCAGAACTTCATCGGCATCCATTCCGTATTTGCGGAATAATGTACCCTTCGAGAGTTCATATTGTACTAGCGCCGAGTTATAATTCACTTTTGCCTGCATCAGTCCGTACCTAGCCTGGGCTACCAGGTCCAATGCGTTCTTAACGTTTACGGATGTGGCTCTTCCGTATCTGTATCTGGGCAGAATGCCCGAGTAAAACTTCTCCGCTTGAGAGAGATTTTTTTTAGATTCTTCCAGGATCTCGTAAGTAGTGTTGATCTTTTGTAATCCTTGTCTTACGTCGGTTTTGACCTGTTCTTTTGTTTGTTCCAAAAGTAGATCCATCTTTCTACTTTGTGTTTGTGAATTCCTGAACTCCGCTCTTGCGGTATCGTTACCCAAAGGATAATCCATTTTGATCTCAGCGGAATTCTGGGTAAATCTACCGGCGCCTATCCCATCAAAACTCTGGGGAAAATTACGATCGTATTCTCTAGAATTATAATTACCGCTTACGTAAAGAGAAGGTAATAATCCGTTTTTAGCGATTTCTAAAGCGGCCCCCGCATTCTGTTTTTGTAATGCGATACTTTTAAAATCGTATCTATGCTGAAAAGCTTCTTCTGTTTCTGAATCTTCTGCGCCCAAAGAAGGAAGAGAATCATCCAGAACTAAGGAAAATCCAACTTTAGTTTCCGGATCTTTTCCCAAAGAAACTAGTAAGTCTCTTCGAACTCTATCCTTCTCCAATTTTGCCTGTCTGAGTTGGTTCTCTGCGGTAATTAAAAGTGCATTCCATTGTCCGGATTCATAATCTTCCGCCACTCCCATACGAACTTTGGAAGAAGTGATATCTTTTACATTTCTTACACTCTTAACCAGTAATTCCGCTGTTTTGAGATTTTCATCCGCTAAAGATAGATTCCAAAAAGATAATAGAGACTGAACTACGGATCTGGATAGAGTATTCATCGCGTCCAATCTTCGAACTGCGGAACTTCTTCTACTAATCTCTAAGGATCTTCTTTGCTGGTATCCGAAAATATTCTTCAACAATTCCTGTTTCAAAGTGAAACCAAGATTTGCAAAGTGAAGACTTGGCTGTGCGAATTGTTGTGCGATTGTACCTTGTTGTTCCGGTCTTTTCCCCGCGTCCGTTTCGTAACGGTTATCCGAAACTGTTAAACTCGCGGTAGTTCCCGTATTAAAAACTTTTGATAAACCCGCAGAGATCGTATTACTTGTGATCTCTCTACCCTGGAGAGTGTATTGTGGTAACGGTAAGTTATTCGTCTTTTGAGTATTGGCGGTTAAGGTCCCGATAAAATTGTATTTACCGTTCTCCTTCTCCCAATCATACTCTGAGTTCTCCAGGTCCAGACGGCTCATCTTTGCCTGAACCGAATTCTCTAAAGAGTAACGAATAAGAGAAGTAGTGGTCCAAACCCCTTCCCTCTCCAGATCATCCCGATTATCTCCTGAGATAGAGAGAGCACTTAGGAAAATGCCCAAGGCAAGAAGGTTGCGAATGATTGATTGATTCTGTTTGTGTTGCATAACATCCAACGGGAAACATTTATAGTATATTTTGTTTCCACCCATAGGAAACAAAATCTCTTTTTATTGTTTCCTTCGTCAACAGAAAAATTTTCGAAATAAAAAGATTTTATTGATATTGAGTCTCATTATATGAGACTCTGGACATGAGCATACGTGGAGCTTCTTCCCTTCGTCATCCCCTTCTGGACCTGTGCAGAAAGCTGGAATCCAGACAAAAAGAACCGGAAATCTTAGAAACCTACTCCGCAAGATCGGAAATCTGGCAACTGGCCTCTCAAAATCCCGAAATGGGATTTGTAGGTCCTAAACCGGAAGGAGAAGTTTCTTAAATCGGAGAATTTTCCTTCTTCTTCTCCTCAAAAAATCCTTTCCAACTCGTTACTTTCAGTTAGTAAACGTGAGCTTTCTCATGTAGGATTTAAGGCTCTCTGGGAAAATCCTGGGCCTTTTCGCAATCTTCGCCGTCCTATATAGTTGTAAAAGTTTTAAGTACAGATGAACGAGATCCCGGCAGACATTCTCACATTCATTAAGTTTTTTGAAAATTCAGACGGTACTTCAATTTATGTGAACCATATTATTCGGGATAAAAATGGTAAGATCATAGATTTAGAATTGTGTTATTGTAATGACCAAGCTGCGAAACTCGTGCAAATGGAGAAGAGCACGCTTATAGGTAAAAGATACACCGAACTCAGACCGAAGGAATTGGAAACCAGTCCGGAAATTGTCGAGTTTTTCGAATCCGTCAGTAAAAAAAGTGCCGAGTGGAGAGGGATCCGTCAATCGGCGATCTCCGGAAAATATTACGACTCCACAATCATTTGTCCAGAGGACGATTGGACCATCTCCATCGCAAAAGATCTAAATCAGGAAATCAAAGAGAAGGATATTTTCAGAGAAGCTGCATATAGAAACGAAGACGCCGTCTATTATTTAGAGCCTATTTTTGATGATAAAGGATCTATTACGGATTTTTTATATAAGGACCTAAATCCCGCAGCCGAAGCGGAGATCGGAATGCCTAAAGAGATCGCGATCGGTAAAAACTTATGTAAACTATTCCCTCAAAATCTGGAACTGGGCACATTCGATCTTTATAAGAATGTATATCTCACCCAACAAGCGGAGAAAAGAGAATACGAGATCAAGGACTCTCAAGGGCATCCTGGATTCTACCTATTACAAATCAGTAGGGTTTATGAAGGACTTCTAATCAGTAATAAGAATATTACGGAAATTCGAAATGTAGAAACCCAACTTAGAATACAAAAAGAACAGTTGGAATTCACATACCTTGCATCCAATGACGGGTATTGGGATTATAATATGAAAACCGGACAACTTTTTCTTTCCGAAAGATGGAAAACAATGCTTGGTTTTACAAACGAAGAAATCTCTTCCAACGACCAGCAAATCTGGAGAAAATTAGTACATCCGAAGGATTTGAGAATAGCACTTTCTGCTTTCCAAAGACATCAAACTGAAGAAACGGAGAGATTCGATAAGGTTCTAAGATTCAAAACAAAATCAGGAGAATATATATTTATCCGATCTAGAGCTCTTATCATCAAGGATGAAAATGGGGACCCTACACGTATTGTAGGAACTCATACTGATATTTCCGCTGCAAAACAAACCGAGATCGCATTAGAAAAAGCGAAAGAAAAAGCGGAACAAGCAGATAAAGCAAAATCCGAATTTTTAGGAATGATCTCTCACGAGATGAGGACTCCGTTGAACGGGATATTCGGAATGGCAAACCTACTAATGACCTCCGAATTGAACTCTGAACAAAAGGAATATCTAAAAGATCTCTCCGATTCGACCGAGATCCTATCCAGATTGATCGACGATCTACTACAAATAATCACTTTGGACTCTACAAAGATCGAAATAAAGGAAGAAACGTTCGAGATCAAAACATTTATAGATCTCATACGTATATTAGTAGAACCTAAAGCTCATGAGAAGAATATAGAATTCAAAATCTTCATATCCGAAAAATTTCCAAAAGTAATCGTAGGAGATAGGACTAGAATCGAACAATTATTATTAAACCTGATCACGAATTCCATTAAGTTTACCGACAAAGGTTCAGTTACACTTTCTTTAGATCTAGAGGGAGAGGCTTCCATTCTATTCAAAGTAAAAGATACTGGCATCGGAATTAAAGAAGAGGCTAGACAAAGGATATTTGACGCATTCCACCAAGAGGATCTGGCAGACACACGTAAATACAGTGGAGTCGGGCTTGGTCTCTATATAGTCAAAAGGCTTACATCTAAAATGCGCGGAGAAGTTCGCTTGGATTCAAAGCCTGGACTCGGCTCTGAATTTTCTATCATTCTCCCTTTAAAAATTGAAACAGCCCCTCCTCTTAATCCAATAGAGATACAATCCGAAACTATTCCTATATTTTCCTCAGGCTCTGTCCTTATCGTAGATGATAACGAGATCAATGTAAAAATTCTTGCAAAACATTTGAGTAAAACCGGTGTTCAATCCGACTCCGCGTTAAGTGGTAAAGAAGCATTAAAACTTTTAGATACCGACAAAAAGAAATACGACTTGATCCTATTGGATTTACAAATGCCTGAGATGGACGGGTATCATACCGCGGATGCAATACATGCTTTAAATTCCTCTAATGCAAAGACACCTATCGTTGCAGTCACAGCGAGTTCCTTTTCGGAAGCTTATGAAAAATGTGTTCAACATGGAATAGAAGGTTTTATCGGCAAACCATTTCAACCAAAACAATTGTATAAAGTTCTTTCGGATTTTCTCTGACGAATGCTTGTCTAACAAAACCTGATCCGGAAAATTGCCGGCATGGACACCCTTCGTCCCTTCAAACCTCCGATTCATCTCAGACATCCATTTGTACAAACCGTTCTAGCTTCTTTAATGCGGCAGAATACTCCTGACCATCCTATGGACAAGGCCGCTTCTCCAGTAGTTATAGATGCGGGAAAAGGTGTCCGTTTATTAGGTCATTATTCCAAGTCTCCACAAAATAAGGCGCTACTAGTTCTTATACACGGTTGGGAAGGAAGTATGGATTCCAATTATATCCAGAGGACTTCCAGAAGATT includes:
- a CDS encoding TetR/AcrR family transcriptional regulator, with amino-acid sequence MHSAVEQELTQEKDEVRQRIFEKSFELFLRYGFAKTRMEEIARTLRISRKTLYKHFANKHELLKEVMTDKHLRIHGRIEGIFQDPEKSIKEKIQSMRGCLSSEIPHGMNEFLREIRDQAPDIWKQIQSLKEKNINRTMRKMIETGIKNGEIRSDVNPDIVLLIHSAASEAMFDPNFLAQTPYSIRDLVQELDNIIFYGIVKRDDI
- a CDS encoding TetR/AcrR family transcriptional regulator, whose amino-acid sequence is MDFAEKKNRLRVLLGASRVFQRKGYAKTRMEDFVEESKIGKKTLYEYYPNKEEVLKAAADYRQNKAAFRLKRIRNNSALDFSKRFVKMRKELLDVCRPSHFALWKELQDQIPEIWRMVKAKRVQLIDTEIESLLEEGKKLGEFRADLRPDLFIMALIACSDAVYKWEQNPTERRANISELDNIFLYGIIRRGNETLKSS
- a CDS encoding efflux RND transporter permease subunit; the protein is MNFAELSIKRPIFITCTVLIILVSGYLSLNKLGVDLFPNVTIPVVTVTVPYPGAAPNEIETLIAKPVEDELSTISGVKRIRSTCSEGSGTVVLEFTLETDVKYAEQQVRDKVSAVKPKLPNDIKEPVIRRIDPADQPIIILALNANLSEAQIYDIANEEIKQNLLTAKDVGNITIYGGRKREIHVALDRQKLKQHMIPASVVSNRLASGGTNIPAGKVSKADSELVYRTINEFKSPQEIRDTPISLFGNEVPVRIGQLGEVVDTLEDESTRAYFNGKKAVFLLVFKQSGSNTVAVAQEVKKRIEELNKELARREGGAVLSIANDNSIQIDDNIYDVKETIIIGIALTIVVVLLFLGSVRSTIITGLALPNSLLGAFILMAVAGFTVNVMTLLALSLAVGLLIDDAIVVRENIFRHREMGKTAREASTEGTKEVTLAVIATTMTVIAVFLPIAFVSGVVGQFLREFGLTVCFALLISLYDALTIAPMLSAYFGGKISGSHAQAGHGHSSQEFLSVPEEGKKRKKSGATTALEEIAFSKIRAQEAPKGIVSRTFSAVFELLKFVFGVLGRILSPVEKGLDSVLSGFNVFQTWLENVYASVLKFTLKRPVFILSSAVLIFVASLMLTKYIPKTFLPAQDQGKFQVTLDMPPGTSVQKMAEIAQDAYKEISSHKEVKLVAMFNTNRTATMFVEMIPAKERNMNTSQFKDLLRKELESFSYANPIVKDVDNVGGGQRPFTLVVSGQNGQVVEEYSRKLFEKLRESKALLDVDTSYRAGAPEFRVVPDRQREVLLGIPGTVIGTELRTLVEGTTPAVYRENGVEYDIRVRLKEGQRDLKDNFYNSFVPNFNNMMIPIQNVAKAEETTGLATINRMNRNKSVEIYADVNPDGPGMGGAMEEVAKLTQTELPLPPGVRIGYTGQAENFKEMGTSLGIAMGLGVLFIYMVLASLYESFITPIAIMLVLPLALCGAFIALFLTQKSLDIFSMIGLIMLIGVATKNSILLVDFTNQLIQRGVEMKEAIIEAGRERLRPILMTSFALIAGMAPIAIGLNEASKQRTSMGVAIIGGLISSTILTLVVVPAAFSYIEKLNQLVRRNSPDPDAK
- a CDS encoding TolC family protein; this encodes MGGNKIYYKCFPLDVMQHKQNQSIIRNLLALGIFLSALSISGDNRDDLEREGVWTTTSLIRYSLENSVQAKMSRLDLENSEYDWEKENGKYNFIGTLTANTQKTNNLPLPQYTLQGREITSNTISAGLSKVFNTGTTASLTVSDNRYETDAGKRPEQQGTIAQQFAQPSLHFANLGFTLKQELLKNIFGYQQRRSLEISRRSSAVRRLDAMNTLSRSVVQSLLSFWNLSLADENLKTAELLVKSVRNVKDITSSKVRMGVAEDYESGQWNALLITAENQLRQAKLEKDRVRRDLLVSLGKDPETKVGFSLVLDDSLPSLGAEDSETEEAFQHRYDFKSIALQKQNAGAALEIAKNGLLPSLYVSGNYNSREYDRNFPQSFDGIGAGRFTQNSAEIKMDYPLGNDTARAEFRNSQTQSRKMDLLLEQTKEQVKTDVRQGLQKINTTYEILEESKKNLSQAEKFYSGILPRYRYGRATSVNVKNALDLVAQARYGLMQAKVNYNSALVQYELSKGTLFRKYGMDADEVLNQTTGDQK
- a CDS encoding hybrid sensor histidine kinase/response regulator — translated: MNEIPADILTFIKFFENSDGTSIYVNHIIRDKNGKIIDLELCYCNDQAAKLVQMEKSTLIGKRYTELRPKELETSPEIVEFFESVSKKSAEWRGIRQSAISGKYYDSTIICPEDDWTISIAKDLNQEIKEKDIFREAAYRNEDAVYYLEPIFDDKGSITDFLYKDLNPAAEAEIGMPKEIAIGKNLCKLFPQNLELGTFDLYKNVYLTQQAEKREYEIKDSQGHPGFYLLQISRVYEGLLISNKNITEIRNVETQLRIQKEQLEFTYLASNDGYWDYNMKTGQLFLSERWKTMLGFTNEEISSNDQQIWRKLVHPKDLRIALSAFQRHQTEETERFDKVLRFKTKSGEYIFIRSRALIIKDENGDPTRIVGTHTDISAAKQTEIALEKAKEKAEQADKAKSEFLGMISHEMRTPLNGIFGMANLLMTSELNSEQKEYLKDLSDSTEILSRLIDDLLQIITLDSTKIEIKEETFEIKTFIDLIRILVEPKAHEKNIEFKIFISEKFPKVIVGDRTRIEQLLLNLITNSIKFTDKGSVTLSLDLEGEASILFKVKDTGIGIKEEARQRIFDAFHQEDLADTRKYSGVGLGLYIVKRLTSKMRGEVRLDSKPGLGSEFSIILPLKIETAPPLNPIEIQSETIPIFSSGSVLIVDDNEINVKILAKHLSKTGVQSDSALSGKEALKLLDTDKKKYDLILLDLQMPEMDGYHTADAIHALNSSNAKTPIVAVTASSFSEAYEKCVQHGIEGFIGKPFQPKQLYKVLSDFL